A genomic stretch from Juglans microcarpa x Juglans regia isolate MS1-56 chromosome 3S, Jm3101_v1.0, whole genome shotgun sequence includes:
- the LOC121257846 gene encoding uncharacterized protein LOC121257846, whose amino-acid sequence MEEFNVCIDACGFVELAHKGNALFWCNGQEGNARQWARLDRALANSLFSESFSSANLEYLIRKSLDHSPMVVKLSRFSSRDVWERPVYGLGLVKLAAKLKRTKVALRAWNASVFGRVDQNIKLLEERLVCLESQLQLNYSEDIESEYLISKLELEVWEKREEARLTQIAKKNWLMEGDKNSKFFHVMVSQRRRSSSVAQMVLENGMVLSSPGVVHAGVVEYFREFLSEVIEMQRTDLHGLMHLEVSLIENEELCSSPMEEEVRAAVFSIPEQSSPGPDDPHSFEKFRPISLCSMAYKIFSKIIVSRLTSVFPRLISPEQGAFIPGRSIFENISLAQEMVHGLKKKTRGGNVMVKIDMVKAYDRLSLKFESGGIGKFYHPMGSSPLVSHLLYADDVLVFLNGTKRSMQRLMKTFALYEKWSKQQISIAKSALFIAPYVSSVRRRRLLRSTGFLEDHFPVTYLGAPLMDGRLKASYLDSLVTKLRAKVAGWKARLLSQGGRLVMLKHVLTSMASHILVVMDVSKVVIAKLNNILLSFFWGEHGGKAKMKWCAWDQISKPTSEGALGLRSFSEVQSVMHMKLAWSLLSTNSLWARFMLQKYGKGRHLSLVVSTHASSRLWRSIVCILPEVCEASKVKANEGRSSFWFDRWVGERSLCELVSSVDQPLLKISDVWLQNQWDFKVLSQLVGKELANEVQRKLVAWQKPAAGWWKLNMDGSCRGNQEYFGVGTNTEVEIRALLYGVKMCKQLGGSHIVLECDLKVVVDWLSAGRWLCKTFSDSTPADIRSNSESDGVEKFRVQIQSYSENFGLSRSGVRVDVSSGSEL is encoded by the exons ATGGAAGAGTTTAACGTTTGCATTGATGCTTGTGGTTTTGTTGAGTTGGCTCATAAAGGGAATGCACTTTTCTGGTGTAATGGCCAGGAAGGAAATGCTCGGCAATGGGCACGGTTAGACAGGGCTCTAGCAAATTCGTTGTTTTCTGAGTCTTTTTCGTCGGCGAATCTGGAATATCTTATTCGTAAGTCCTTGGATCATAGTCCTATGGTGGTGAAGTTATCTCGTTTCTCGTCTAG GGATGTGTGGGAGAGGCCTGTATATGGGTTAGGCTTGGTGAAACTGGCTGCTAAATTAAAACGCACCAAAGTTGCACTTCGAGCATGGAATGCTTCCGTGTTTGGGCGGGTTGATCAGAATATAAAGCTATTGGAAGAAAGGCTAGTATGCTTGGAATCCCAACTTCAGTTGAATTACTCGGAGGATATTGAGTCTGAGTATCTCATTTCCAAGCTGGAGCTAGAGGtgtgggaaaagagagaagaagctCGACTAACTCAAATAGCGAAGAAGAATTGGTTGATGGAGGGGGATAAgaactcaaaatttttccatGTGATGGTTAGTCAAAGAAGACGAAGTTCTTCTGTTGCGCAGATGGTACTTGAGAATGGGATGGTGCTGAGCTCGCCTGGAGTAGTACATGCGGGAGTCGTGGAGTATTTTCGAGAGTTTTTATCAGAGGTTATAGAAATGCAGAGGACAGACTTGCATGGATTAATGCATCTGGAAGTGTCACTCATTGAGAATGAGGAGCTGTGTAGTTCACCCATGGAGGAGGAAGTGCGTGCTGCGGTCTTCTCTATTCCTGAGCAAAGCAGCCCGGGTCCGGACG ATCCGCATAGCTTTGAGAAATTCCGTCCTATCAGTCTTTGCTCAATGGCATATAAGATATTCTCAAAGATCATTGTTTCAAGGTTAACGAGTGTTTTTCCGAGGCTGATTTCGCCCGAACAAGGGGCGTTCATTCCAGGGCGcagtatctttgaaaatatatctCTTGCTCAAGAGATGGTGCAtggcttgaagaagaagactcGGGGGGGAAATGTTATGGTTAAGATTGATATGGTGAAGGCATATGATCGA CTCTCCTTG AAATTTGAGAGTGGAGGTATTGGAAAATTCTATCATCCAATGGGGTCTTCTCCGTTGGTTTCACATTTATTGTACGCAGATGATGTATTAGTTTTTTTGAATGGGACAAAGCGCTCAATGCAAAGGTTGATGAAGACTTTTGCATTGTATGAGAAATGGTCTAAGCAGCAGATTAGTATTGCTAAGTCTGCACTTTTTATTGCTCCGTATGTTAGTAGTGTAAGGAGGCGTCGTTTATTACGGAGTACTGGATTTCTGGAGGATCATTTCCCTGTGACTTACTTGGGAGCCCCGTTGATGGATGGGAGGTTGAAGGCTAGTTATTTGGATTCGTTGGTGACTAAACTAAGAGCAAAAGTTGCTGGATGGAAGGCTCGTTTATTATCGCAAGGGGGAAGATTGGTTATGTTAAAGCATGTTTTAACGAGCATGGCTTCCCATATTTTAGTTGTCATGGATGTTTCGAAGGTGGTGATTGCCAAgcttaataatattctattgtCTTTTTTTTGGGGTGAACATGGAGGCAAGGCTAAGATGAAATGGTGTGCTTGGGATCAGATAAGCAAGCCAACTAGTGAAGGGGCCTTGGGATTGAGGAGTTTTTCGGAAGTGCAGAGCGTCATGCATATGAAACTGGCATGGTCTCTTTTGTCAACTAATTCTTTGTGGGCTCGGTTTATGCTGCAAAAATATGGAAAGGGTAGGCATTTATCTTTGGTGGTCTCTACGCATGCAAGTTCTCGGTTATGGAGATCAATTGTCTGTATTTTACCAGAGGTTTGTGAGGCTTCGAAAGTGAAGGCGAATGAGGGTCGGTCATCGTTTTGGTTTGATAGATGGGTTGGGGAAAGGTCGCTGTGTGAGTTGGTTTCCTCAGTGGATCAACCTCTTTTGAAGATTAGTGATGTCTGGCTTCAAAATCAGTGGGATTTTAAGGTTCTTTCTCAGCTGGTGGGGAAAGAATTGGCTAATGAGGTTCAAAGGAAA CTTGTAGCTTGGCAAAAACCAGCTGCTGGGTGGTGGAAATTGAACATGGATGGAAGTTGTAGGGGTAATCAAG aatactttgggGTTGGTACAAATACGGAGGTTGAGATACGTGCTCTATTATATGGCGTGAAGATGTGCAAGCAATTGGGTGGTTCACATATTGTCTTAGAATGTGATTTGAAGGTGGTAGTGGACTGGCTTAGTGCTGGTCGAT GGCTATGCAAAACTTTCAGCGATTCAACTCCGGCTGACATTCGCTCCAACTCTGAATCTGATGGAGTCGAAAAATTCAGAGTTCAGATTCAGAGTTACTCCGAGAATTTTGGTCTGAGTCGGAGTGGAGTCAGAGTCGATGTAAGCTCCGGATCTGAACTTTGA